The Caldicellulosiruptor changbaiensis genome has a segment encoding these proteins:
- the hypB gene encoding hydrogenase nickel incorporation protein HypB, with protein MEIKVIKDILQRNEFSADNIRKLAKENKWFLINVMGSPGAGKTSFIKAMINTFKDRFNLAVIEGDVASTIDAEEISKLGVEVLQINTGGACHLVADSINEALLSLNLKKATVVFIENIGNLICPSSFDLGENMRVVVSSVAEGDDKPYKYPIMFESSDVVVLSKIDVVEIIGFDMEKYIKGLKAIKGDNLKLFGVSFKTLEGLTELESYFSELFNSYFNRK; from the coding sequence ATGGAAATTAAGGTTATAAAAGACATTTTACAGAGAAATGAATTTTCGGCTGACAATATCAGAAAGCTTGCAAAAGAGAATAAATGGTTTTTGATAAATGTGATGGGTTCACCAGGTGCTGGTAAAACCTCATTTATTAAAGCTATGATAAATACATTTAAAGATAGGTTCAATTTAGCTGTGATTGAAGGGGATGTTGCTTCAACAATCGATGCTGAGGAGATTTCAAAACTTGGAGTTGAAGTGCTACAGATAAACACAGGCGGAGCTTGTCATTTGGTTGCAGATAGTATAAATGAAGCTCTTTTAAGTTTGAATCTAAAAAAAGCCACAGTTGTTTTTATAGAAAACATTGGCAATCTGATTTGTCCGTCTTCATTTGATTTGGGCGAGAACATGAGAGTTGTTGTATCATCTGTTGCAGAAGGTGATGATAAGCCTTATAAATATCCTATTATGTTCGAAAGTAGCGATGTTGTTGTCTTGTCGAAGATAGATGTTGTAGAGATTATCGGGTTTGACATGGAAAAGTATATAAAAGGGTTAAAAGCTATCAAAGGTGATAATTTGAAACTATTTGGTGTTTCATTTAAAACTTTAGAGGGTTTGACTGAGCTTGAGAGCTATTTTTCAGAACTCTTCAATTCATACTTTAATCGAAAATAG
- a CDS encoding respiratory chain complex I subunit 1 family protein gives MKEIALVLLTIIIAPIIGGILTGIDRKITARMQNRFGPPILQPFYDLFKLFSKETIVVSSTQILYAFLFLVFNMVALVMFVLKMDLLLILFVLAFAVTALILGAMSTNSPYSRIGAHRELISVLAYEPVLIAMIIGIYFVTGSFKIDDVIKHNNFLIFELPFIFIAFTYVLTIKLRKSPFDLSTSHHAHQEIVKGITTEFAGPILGLIELGHWYELVLLLLFIGLFFAKNIVVAIIAMLLGYFLEILIDNISARLTWKIMLRLTWSMALGLALVNLIWVYIKYRVL, from the coding sequence GTGAAGGAAATTGCTCTGGTTTTACTCACAATAATAATAGCACCAATCATTGGTGGAATTTTGACAGGTATTGATAGAAAAATTACTGCGCGTATGCAAAACAGGTTTGGACCACCAATTTTGCAGCCATTTTATGATTTGTTCAAGCTGTTTTCAAAAGAGACTATAGTTGTTTCAAGTACACAGATTCTCTATGCATTTTTGTTCTTAGTCTTTAACATGGTTGCGCTTGTTATGTTTGTTTTAAAGATGGATTTGCTTTTGATTTTATTTGTACTTGCGTTTGCTGTCACAGCACTAATTTTGGGAGCAATGTCAACAAACTCTCCTTATTCACGAATTGGTGCTCACAGAGAGTTAATTTCTGTGCTTGCATATGAGCCAGTTTTAATTGCTATGATAATTGGAATTTATTTTGTTACAGGCAGCTTTAAAATAGATGATGTGATAAAGCATAACAACTTTTTGATATTTGAGCTTCCATTTATATTCATTGCATTTACCTATGTACTGACAATAAAGCTTAGAAAATCTCCATTTGATTTGTCAACATCGCACCATGCGCATCAGGAGATTGTAAAAGGTATCACAACAGAGTTTGCAGGACCTATTTTGGGCCTGATTGAACTTGGCCACTGGTATGAACTTGTACTTTTGCTTCTTTTCATAGGCTTGTTCTTTGCAAAAAACATAGTAGTTGCAATCATTGCAATGCTTTTGGGCTACTTTTTAGAGATTTTGATTGACAATATCTCAGCAAGACTTACATGGAAGATAATGCTAAGACTTACATGGTCGATGGCTTTGGGGCTTGCTTTGGTCAATCTAATTTGGGTATACATAAAATACAGGGTATTATAA
- a CDS encoding NADH-quinone oxidoreductase subunit 5 family protein, which translates to MEYIYLSLIFIPIIVAGLIYLFNNSTFRKAIVFLMSAVLVVLMVFAILQGDKEVKLSHALNFALEYLITFADYFLLAVIFLIGLKLKNNLISLLAALQFVLMFVFEFRAGKLEVENVFYVDHLTFIMLMLIDVIGPLISIFALNYMDEHEKHLHLEKSKQNIFFAVIMLFLGAMNGLVLSNNILWVYFFWEITTLCSFLLISHDGNEQSIKNATRALLLNSLGGLSFVVGIIFMYYKSGAIALSEIIRSQDSSILMIPIAFLALAGFTKSAQFPFQSWLLGAMVAPTPVSALLHSSTMVKAGVYLILRLSPVYIDSWLSNIVAILGAFTFVAAALLAIFQTNAKRILAYSTISNLGLIIALSSVANVYSIYAAALLIVLHGVSKALLFLCVGSIEQGIGSRNVEDMDGIKYKMPIVAFLTLLGSVSMLLPPFGVLITKWIAIEVSTQNIVAMLEIILGSAFTVVFWTKFIGKILSEGKDTKRIEVFEGLRHLPLITISILVILVSVFMTQFTNAFVVPFFKSSFARYSGVSSRALKDLYIKDFFGFNPFVFFGILALAVVVGVILYTLLRPKRYVKVYMSCENDDNFSFRAEKDESVELEFKNYYFETLIKESNITLISNIISVALIAIMFGVILK; encoded by the coding sequence ATGGAGTACATCTATTTATCGCTAATATTTATACCAATCATAGTTGCAGGTTTGATTTACCTATTTAACAATAGCACGTTTAGAAAGGCTATTGTTTTTTTAATGTCTGCTGTGCTGGTTGTGCTGATGGTATTTGCCATTTTACAGGGTGACAAAGAAGTAAAACTTTCTCATGCATTAAATTTTGCTTTGGAGTATTTAATAACATTTGCTGATTATTTCTTACTTGCTGTAATATTCTTGATAGGTCTAAAGCTAAAAAATAACCTCATAAGCCTTCTTGCAGCTCTGCAATTTGTTCTGATGTTTGTATTTGAATTTAGGGCAGGAAAATTAGAGGTTGAAAATGTCTTTTATGTTGACCATCTGACATTTATAATGCTCATGCTGATAGATGTAATAGGTCCCCTAATCAGTATATTTGCTTTGAACTATATGGATGAGCACGAAAAACATCTGCACCTTGAAAAAAGTAAGCAAAACATATTTTTTGCAGTAATAATGCTCTTTTTAGGTGCTATGAACGGGCTTGTTTTGTCAAACAACATCTTGTGGGTGTACTTTTTCTGGGAGATTACAACACTTTGCTCTTTCTTGCTAATCTCACATGATGGAAATGAACAAAGTATCAAGAATGCAACAAGGGCGCTTTTGTTAAACTCCCTTGGCGGGCTTTCTTTTGTAGTAGGTATAATATTTATGTACTATAAATCTGGGGCTATTGCTTTGAGTGAAATTATAAGGTCTCAAGATAGCAGTATATTGATGATACCAATTGCGTTTTTAGCATTGGCAGGTTTTACAAAGTCAGCACAGTTTCCGTTCCAAAGCTGGCTTTTGGGCGCGATGGTAGCACCAACACCAGTGTCTGCGCTTTTGCATTCAAGCACAATGGTAAAAGCAGGAGTTTATCTGATTTTGAGATTATCGCCTGTTTACATTGATTCGTGGCTGTCAAATATAGTTGCCATTTTAGGTGCGTTTACATTTGTCGCGGCAGCACTTTTGGCAATATTTCAGACAAATGCAAAGAGGATTTTGGCATACTCAACAATTTCAAATTTAGGGCTTATAATTGCACTGTCATCTGTTGCAAATGTATATTCAATCTATGCAGCAGCACTTTTAATTGTACTACATGGTGTGTCAAAGGCGCTCTTGTTCTTATGTGTTGGTTCAATTGAACAGGGCATTGGCTCACGTAATGTAGAAGATATGGATGGGATTAAATATAAAATGCCGATAGTAGCTTTTCTTACCCTTTTGGGAAGTGTGTCTATGCTACTTCCGCCCTTTGGTGTTTTGATTACAAAGTGGATTGCAATAGAAGTTTCAACCCAGAACATTGTTGCCATGCTTGAGATAATACTTGGAAGTGCATTTACAGTTGTGTTCTGGACAAAGTTTATTGGAAAGATTCTCTCAGAAGGGAAAGATACAAAAAGGATTGAAGTTTTTGAAGGTTTGAGACACCTTCCATTGATTACTATATCAATACTTGTAATACTTGTGAGTGTGTTTATGACACAGTTTACAAACGCGTTTGTTGTGCCATTTTTCAAGTCGTCTTTTGCGAGGTATTCGGGAGTTAGTAGCAGAGCTCTTAAAGATTTGTATATAAAAGATTTCTTTGGATTCAACCCCTTTGTTTTCTTTGGGATACTTGCTCTGGCAGTTGTAGTTGGAGTAATACTCTACACACTTTTAAGGCCAAAAAGATATGTCAAGGTTTATATGTCGTGTGAGAATGATGACAACTTTAGCTTTAGAGCAGAAAAAGATGAGTCTGTAGAGCTTGAATTTAAAAACTATTACTTTGAGACATTAATAAAAGAAAGCAACATCACATTAATTTCAAATATTATCTCAGTCGCATTAATTGCTATAATGTTTGGGGTGATATTAAAGTGA
- a CDS encoding Cof-type HAD-IIB family hydrolase produces the protein MIRLIKLAAIDIDGTLLDDSGNIPENNIKALKKASMEYSVEIVLCTGRGASAFDIAKKLEILCHLISANGVYVFDDMFSEPIIKNYLKENAKIEILSFLEQNHLDVDYYIVLGFEEDFHMIYKLRESYDTYFLNFVKGRELFKPTYPQKNLLDFVKSPISHIGIVGRYEKLKHLANILKNLSSSINIILYYASDNKNYGFLEILDINSSKEKALSKFLETKMITPSNILAIGDNFNDIGMFQLAQISVAVANAPDEVKRFAKFVTSATNNQGAVAEAFERFVFSQKL, from the coding sequence GTGATAAGGTTGATAAAATTGGCTGCAATCGACATAGACGGAACTCTTTTAGACGATAGTGGCAATATCCCTGAAAATAATATTAAAGCCTTGAAAAAAGCCTCAATGGAATACAGCGTTGAGATAGTTTTATGTACAGGAAGAGGGGCTTCTGCATTTGATATTGCTAAAAAGCTTGAAATTCTTTGCCATTTAATATCAGCAAATGGAGTCTATGTCTTTGATGATATGTTTTCTGAGCCCATTATAAAAAACTATCTAAAAGAGAATGCAAAGATAGAAATTTTGAGCTTTTTAGAGCAAAATCACCTTGATGTCGATTACTATATAGTTTTAGGATTTGAAGAGGATTTTCATATGATATACAAACTGAGAGAGTCTTATGATACATATTTTTTAAACTTTGTAAAAGGAAGAGAGCTTTTCAAACCAACATACCCACAGAAGAACCTTCTTGATTTTGTAAAATCTCCAATTAGCCATATTGGGATTGTTGGAAGGTATGAAAAGTTGAAACACTTAGCAAATATTTTGAAAAATCTCAGTAGCAGCATAAATATTATTTTGTATTATGCCTCTGACAACAAGAACTATGGGTTTTTAGAAATCCTTGATATTAACTCCTCTAAAGAAAAAGCACTTTCAAAATTTTTAGAAACAAAAATGATAACTCCATCAAACATTCTAGCAATTGGCGACAATTTTAATGACATTGGAATGTTTCAGCTCGCACAAATAAGCGTTGCAGTTGCAAACGCTCCTGATGAGGTAAAAAGATTTGCAAAATTTGTAACATCTGCTACAAACAATCAAGGTGCAGTCGCAGAAGCCTTTGAAAGGTTTGTGTTTAGCCAAAAGTTGTAG
- a CDS encoding 4Fe-4S binding protein: MFGMLQNVLNNLFSKPATRLYPKEKRPFFKGTRGSLEIEIDKCIFCGICQRKCPANAITVDRNAKMWQLNQYKCVLCNVCVESCPKKCLISKEQFNLPTTYKEFYIQKQQEQQLEQEKEAKVAGAGNQ, translated from the coding sequence ATGTTTGGGATGCTTCAAAATGTATTAAACAATCTTTTTTCAAAACCTGCAACACGACTTTATCCTAAGGAAAAAAGACCATTTTTCAAAGGAACAAGAGGAAGTCTTGAGATTGAAATAGACAAGTGCATTTTTTGTGGTATTTGCCAGAGAAAGTGCCCTGCAAATGCCATTACAGTTGACAGAAACGCAAAGATGTGGCAGCTAAACCAGTACAAATGTGTACTTTGCAATGTATGTGTTGAGTCTTGTCCCAAAAAATGCTTAATTTCAAAAGAGCAGTTCAATCTACCTACAACTTATAAGGAGTTTTATATTCAAAAACAGCAGGAACAGCAGCTTGAACAAGAAAAAGAGGCAAAGGTTGCAGGTGCTGGGAACCAATAA
- a CDS encoding NADH-quinone oxidoreductase subunit C, with the protein MLQNLKEIQKEDLRKEVFELKSSGHRFVTATCVDLGDGRFDIIYHFDKDYELKNLRVTIENDEKMPSISDIYFAAVFVENEIKDLFGIDFENLLIDYEGKFMITDELDSPMRKKPVVKVKKGE; encoded by the coding sequence ATGCTGCAAAATCTTAAAGAGATACAAAAAGAGGATTTGAGAAAAGAGGTATTTGAACTAAAATCAAGCGGCCACAGGTTTGTCACAGCAACTTGTGTTGATTTGGGAGATGGCAGGTTTGATATAATATATCACTTTGACAAGGACTATGAACTTAAAAACTTGAGAGTCACAATAGAAAATGACGAGAAGATGCCGTCTATTTCAGATATCTATTTTGCTGCAGTATTTGTTGAAAATGAAATCAAGGATTTGTTTGGCATAGACTTTGAAAATCTTCTCATTGACTATGAAGGAAAGTTCATGATAACAGATGAGCTTGACAGTCCTATGCGTAAAAAGCCAGTTGTGAAGGTCAAGAAAGGGGAGTAA
- the hypA gene encoding hydrogenase maturation nickel metallochaperone HypA, protein MHEYFVTQQLIKIAEDELKEVKPKKVLSITVVVGELSGIIDESLKFYFDILTKGTILEGSKLEIVQKKALLFCNSCQSLFERTKDFLCPKCKSLGKLTEHGREFYIESIEVDDGDGN, encoded by the coding sequence ATGCATGAATATTTTGTCACACAGCAGCTAATTAAGATTGCTGAGGACGAGCTAAAAGAAGTAAAGCCTAAAAAGGTTTTGTCTATCACAGTTGTTGTTGGAGAACTTAGCGGAATTATTGATGAGTCATTAAAGTTTTACTTTGATATTTTGACAAAGGGGACCATTTTGGAGGGAAGCAAGCTGGAGATTGTTCAAAAGAAGGCTTTACTGTTTTGCAACTCTTGCCAAAGCCTTTTTGAGAGGACAAAGGATTTTCTGTGTCCAAAATGCAAGAGTTTAGGTAAGCTCACTGAGCATGGTAGAGAATTTTATATCGAATCTATAGAGGTAGATGATGGAGATGGAAATTAA
- the hypF gene encoding carbamoyltransferase HypF produces the protein MKRYRYIFRGLVQGVGFRPFIYNLAKDLGLVGFVKNIGEGVLAEFQGELKSTAAIDEYIEKKLPRNAKIESIEKYEIEPNFDESDFYILDSSKGKISTIVPYDLGLCEECKREFYDKGHRHFMNPFISCINCGPRYTMIESLPYDRDRTSMKEFEFCYDCKKEYYTPDNRRFNAQSTTCPICGPRLFLYSFVEKKHIDGNNLELLDRVCNEIEKGKIIAIKGIGGFHLVVDPYNKEVVERLFQSKKREGKPLALVCKSIETVKKYCNVSEAEEEIFNSPRCPIILFERKTDHFLHVNAGLHTLGIMRAYTPILDYILTKTNRDLLIATSANLSGIPMIIDEDEALEKLCDIADFVLYHNRKIVRRCDDSVGFVLKDKFVLIRSGRGFAPITFKLKEKAVDKNILALGGHEKTTIALKKEDEVILSQYLGDLDTKEYIDFYEGSLIDLISLYDFDFDYIACDYHKDYYTTSLAQKIAKGQNKEVVFVQHHLAHIYSCMLEKNLQSCIGFAFDGTGLGLDGKIWGSEGFVIDGLEAKRVFHLQYYPLVGGQKAIKEPVRLAYYFSKIISPEFAESFFGGNEFLHQIFKTAQTFNYPLTSSMGRLFDIVGVLLGCGEKNSFEAQIPMLLESIADRNENGFYIFLMNFKHEIEINIVDILQQIIHDIKRNVDRRIISAKFHNTVAKIVVEVAKVLRENYNKDTVVLSGGVFQNKLLLSKTVSLLEEEGFKVFFNTVFPINDGGISAGQVYYTLQLLKNC, from the coding sequence ATGAAAAGGTATAGATACATTTTCAGAGGGCTTGTGCAAGGGGTCGGTTTCCGACCCTTTATTTATAATCTGGCAAAAGATTTGGGACTTGTTGGATTTGTCAAAAACATAGGCGAGGGCGTTTTGGCAGAGTTTCAAGGTGAGCTTAAAAGTACTGCTGCGATTGATGAGTACATTGAAAAGAAATTGCCCAGGAATGCTAAAATTGAGTCAATTGAGAAGTATGAAATAGAACCAAATTTTGATGAAAGTGATTTTTATATCTTAGACAGTAGCAAAGGCAAAATCTCAACAATAGTGCCTTATGATTTGGGTCTTTGTGAAGAGTGCAAAAGAGAATTTTATGACAAAGGCCACAGACATTTTATGAACCCGTTTATAAGCTGTATCAATTGCGGACCAAGGTATACCATGATAGAATCTTTGCCATATGACAGAGATAGGACGTCAATGAAGGAGTTTGAATTTTGTTATGATTGTAAAAAAGAGTATTATACGCCAGATAATAGAAGATTTAACGCACAGTCAACAACATGCCCGATATGTGGTCCACGCCTTTTTCTGTACTCATTTGTAGAAAAAAAGCATATAGACGGTAACAATTTAGAGCTTTTGGACAGAGTATGTAATGAGATTGAGAAGGGGAAGATTATTGCGATAAAAGGGATTGGAGGATTTCATTTAGTTGTTGACCCTTATAATAAAGAAGTAGTAGAAAGGCTTTTTCAAAGCAAAAAGCGAGAAGGAAAGCCATTAGCGCTTGTGTGCAAGAGCATTGAAACTGTTAAAAAGTATTGTAATGTTAGTGAAGCTGAAGAAGAAATTTTTAACTCGCCAAGATGTCCCATAATACTTTTTGAAAGAAAGACAGACCATTTTCTGCATGTAAACGCTGGTCTTCATACACTTGGTATAATGAGAGCATATACCCCTATTTTGGATTACATTTTGACAAAGACAAACAGAGATTTATTAATTGCAACCTCAGCAAATCTTTCAGGAATTCCAATGATTATTGATGAAGATGAGGCACTTGAAAAGCTTTGCGACATTGCCGACTTTGTTTTGTATCACAACAGAAAAATAGTAAGACGCTGCGATGATTCTGTAGGTTTTGTTTTAAAAGACAAATTTGTGCTGATAAGGTCAGGCCGTGGTTTTGCTCCCATTACGTTTAAACTGAAAGAAAAGGCTGTAGACAAAAATATCCTTGCGCTTGGAGGTCATGAGAAGACAACAATTGCACTTAAAAAAGAAGATGAAGTGATTTTGAGCCAGTATCTTGGTGACCTTGACACAAAAGAGTACATTGATTTTTACGAAGGTAGTCTTATAGATTTGATTTCACTTTACGATTTTGACTTTGATTATATAGCATGTGATTATCATAAAGACTACTATACCACCTCTCTTGCCCAAAAAATAGCAAAAGGTCAAAACAAAGAGGTTGTCTTTGTCCAGCATCATTTGGCTCACATTTACTCTTGTATGCTTGAAAAAAATCTTCAAAGCTGTATTGGATTTGCATTTGATGGTACAGGCTTAGGGCTTGACGGTAAAATCTGGGGCTCTGAAGGGTTTGTGATTGACGGGCTTGAGGCAAAAAGAGTATTCCATTTACAATACTATCCTCTTGTTGGTGGTCAAAAGGCAATAAAAGAGCCGGTCCGTCTTGCATACTATTTTTCCAAAATAATTAGCCCTGAGTTTGCAGAAAGCTTTTTCGGTGGGAATGAATTTTTGCACCAAATTTTCAAGACTGCACAGACTTTCAATTACCCTCTTACCTCAAGCATGGGAAGGCTGTTTGACATTGTTGGAGTACTCTTAGGCTGTGGAGAGAAAAATAGCTTTGAAGCTCAAATTCCTATGCTTTTAGAAAGCATAGCTGACCGCAATGAAAATGGGTTTTATATTTTTCTTATGAATTTTAAACATGAAATAGAGATAAATATTGTGGATATACTACAACAAATCATACATGATATAAAAAGAAATGTAGACCGAAGAATAATTTCTGCTAAATTTCACAACACAGTTGCAAAAATAGTTGTTGAAGTAGCAAAGGTGTTGAGAGAAAATTATAATAAAGACACTGTAGTACTTTCTGGAGGAGTGTTCCAAAACAAGTTATTACTTTCTAAAACGGTCTCATTGTTAGAGGAAGAAGGATTTAAAGTTTTCTTTAACACTGTCTTTCCGATTAACGACGGGGGAATTTCGGCTGGACAAGTATATTATACTCTTCAATTGTTAAAAAACTGTTAA
- a CDS encoding hydrogenase large subunit, translating to MGKRTIVPFGPQHPVLPEPLQLRLVLEDEKVVEAIPAIGYVHRGLEKLAEEKDINQNIYVVERVCGICSFQQALAYCQGIEELMGVEVPERAKYLRVIWAELHRLHSHHLWLGLLADAFGFESLFMQCWRNRELVMDLMEATAGSRVIISTNIIGGVRRDIDEEKQKFILDNLAKLEEELKKIEGAFLNDYTVKKRLVGVGVLSKEEAYELGCVGPMARASGINMDLRTTGYAAYGALDFEPVVEYDGDCYARLKVRLRECYQSIDLIRQAISKMPEGEISTPVKGFPNGEIISRVEQPRGEDVYYIKANGTKNLERLRIRTPTFANIPALVKMLQGIDFAEVPMLVLTIDPCISCTER from the coding sequence TTGGGTAAAAGGACAATAGTGCCGTTTGGACCACAGCATCCTGTATTGCCAGAACCGCTTCAGCTGAGGCTTGTGTTAGAAGATGAAAAGGTTGTAGAGGCAATCCCTGCAATTGGGTATGTTCATAGAGGACTTGAAAAGCTTGCTGAAGAAAAGGATATTAATCAGAACATATACGTGGTTGAAAGGGTTTGTGGAATTTGTTCTTTCCAGCAGGCACTTGCGTACTGCCAAGGGATTGAAGAGTTGATGGGGGTTGAAGTTCCAGAAAGAGCTAAATATTTACGTGTAATTTGGGCGGAGCTTCATAGGCTTCACAGCCATCATTTGTGGCTTGGACTTTTGGCAGATGCGTTCGGATTTGAAAGCCTGTTTATGCAGTGCTGGCGAAATAGAGAGCTTGTAATGGACCTGATGGAGGCAACTGCAGGGTCAAGGGTTATAATCTCAACAAACATCATTGGCGGTGTAAGGCGTGATATAGACGAAGAAAAGCAAAAATTCATCTTAGACAACCTTGCAAAATTAGAAGAAGAGCTTAAAAAAATTGAAGGTGCGTTTTTGAATGATTACACAGTCAAGAAAAGACTTGTGGGAGTGGGTGTGCTTTCAAAAGAAGAAGCGTATGAACTTGGCTGTGTTGGACCAATGGCAAGGGCAAGCGGAATCAATATGGATCTGAGAACAACAGGATATGCTGCATATGGCGCGCTTGATTTTGAACCTGTTGTTGAGTATGATGGAGATTGCTACGCAAGACTAAAAGTAAGGCTCAGAGAGTGTTATCAGTCAATAGACCTTATAAGGCAGGCAATCTCAAAGATGCCAGAAGGTGAGATATCAACACCTGTGAAAGGTTTTCCAAACGGTGAGATAATATCAAGGGTTGAGCAGCCAAGAGGCGAGGATGTTTACTATATCAAAGCAAACGGAACAAAAAATTTAGAGAGACTCAGAATAAGAACACCAACTTTTGCTAACATTCCAGCACTTGTTAAAATGCTACAAGGTATTGATTTTGCAGAGGTTCCAATGCTTGTTTTGACAATTGACCCGTGTATTTCATGTACAGAAAGGTAA
- a CDS encoding NADH-quinone oxidoreductase subunit B family protein, which yields MIFRKALKKSPWIIHYDCNSCNGCDIEILSTLTPVYDVERFGIINVGNPKHADILVVSGSVNHRNARVLKNIYDQMPHPKAVVAIGACACSGGIFKECYNTLGGADTVIPVDVYVPGCAPRPEAIMEGILKAAEILEEKKKNMKKGEILNAAKS from the coding sequence GTGATTTTCAGGAAAGCGTTGAAAAAATCGCCATGGATTATTCACTATGATTGTAACAGCTGTAACGGCTGTGATATAGAGATTTTATCAACACTTACTCCAGTATACGATGTTGAGAGGTTTGGAATTATAAATGTAGGAAATCCAAAACATGCAGATATACTTGTTGTGTCTGGTTCTGTGAACCACAGAAATGCAAGGGTTTTAAAAAATATATACGATCAGATGCCACACCCGAAAGCAGTTGTGGCAATTGGAGCTTGTGCGTGTTCAGGTGGAATTTTCAAGGAATGCTACAACACTTTGGGCGGAGCGGACACAGTCATTCCAGTTGATGTGTATGTTCCAGGTTGTGCACCCCGGCCTGAAGCTATTATGGAAGGGATTTTAAAAGCTGCTGAGATATTAGAGGAAAAGAAAAAGAATATGAAAAAGGGTGAGATTTTGAATGCTGCAAAATCTTAA